From a region of the Roseivirga sp. 4D4 genome:
- a CDS encoding class I SAM-dependent methyltransferase, giving the protein MGLSAIRRLGLIKRIIYKGWYWDAKNKIKRIQPLISKGETIADIGSGYGTVTDLLRKEGYDVTPVDVKDHSIKQDLKPICYDGTTLPFVDNSFDQSLLLTVLHHTPNPQAIISEVARVSNEIIIIEDVYRNKIQQYLTYFADSLFNFEFKGHPHTNNTREGWEAICRLLNLNLKVIRSDRFLLFFRQETYLVTHNIQSD; this is encoded by the coding sequence ATGGGCTTAAGCGCGATCAGAAGACTGGGCCTCATTAAAAGAATAATTTATAAAGGCTGGTATTGGGATGCGAAAAACAAAATCAAGCGCATTCAGCCCTTAATCTCCAAAGGTGAAACAATTGCAGACATAGGTTCAGGTTACGGTACGGTGACAGATTTACTGCGAAAGGAGGGTTATGATGTCACCCCGGTGGACGTCAAGGATCACTCTATCAAACAAGACTTAAAACCTATTTGCTATGATGGCACCACCTTACCATTTGTCGACAATAGCTTCGATCAGTCACTATTGTTAACTGTTTTGCATCATACGCCAAATCCTCAGGCGATAATATCCGAGGTAGCAAGAGTAAGTAATGAGATCATCATCATCGAAGATGTATACCGAAACAAGATCCAACAATACCTCACTTACTTTGCTGATAGTCTGTTCAACTTTGAGTTCAAAGGACACCCACATACTAACAATACTCGAGAGGGCTGGGAGGCCATATGCAGATTGCTAAACTTGAATTTGAAAGTGATTCGTTCCGATCGTTTCTTACTTTTCTTCCGGCAAGAAACCTATCTGGTCACACACAATATTCAAAGTGATTGA
- a CDS encoding Gfo/Idh/MocA family protein: MNWGFLGFGRIARKFLESLNAVDGEVAYAFASRSNAEALQEEFPNVKVYDTYEALLADPQVDIVYISTTHNFHCQNAIDALQAGKHVLCEKPMGISSDEISRMTQVAKQSGKFLMEAMWMRFLPAYRKAIEVVKSGEIGEVKYMTASFGFRSEDKLTQDGRLLNPDLAGGALYDVGVYPLTIVSDLFGWEPRDFKAHAIKSSTGVDETIQIQFDFGNDRMAQVLGSIALHTNKEACIYGEKGFVRMPMFWKGESYEIVKGDETQVFELPMTSTGYAHEIIEVRDCILQGKTESDLFTLNDSLMSARLVERILSTIFN, encoded by the coding sequence ATGAATTGGGGATTTTTAGGTTTCGGAAGAATAGCAAGAAAGTTTTTAGAAAGTCTTAATGCAGTAGATGGTGAAGTGGCCTATGCTTTTGCTTCGAGGTCTAATGCTGAAGCATTGCAGGAGGAATTCCCGAATGTTAAGGTTTACGATACTTACGAAGCCTTATTGGCCGATCCTCAAGTAGATATTGTTTATATCAGTACCACCCATAATTTTCACTGTCAAAATGCAATTGATGCACTCCAGGCGGGTAAGCATGTGCTTTGCGAAAAACCAATGGGGATTTCTAGCGATGAGATCAGTCGGATGACTCAAGTGGCTAAGCAAAGCGGAAAGTTCTTGATGGAAGCAATGTGGATGCGCTTTCTCCCAGCTTACCGAAAAGCGATCGAGGTGGTCAAGTCAGGAGAAATAGGAGAGGTTAAGTATATGACCGCAAGCTTCGGGTTTCGATCCGAAGATAAACTCACTCAGGATGGTCGTCTCTTAAACCCTGATTTAGCGGGGGGAGCCCTTTACGATGTTGGTGTTTATCCATTGACCATCGTTTCGGATCTTTTTGGCTGGGAGCCTAGAGACTTCAAAGCACACGCCATCAAGTCCAGTACAGGTGTTGATGAAACCATTCAGATACAGTTTGATTTTGGGAATGACCGGATGGCTCAGGTGCTGGGTAGTATAGCCCTTCATACCAACAAAGAAGCCTGTATTTATGGAGAAAAGGGATTTGTCAGAATGCCTATGTTTTGGAAAGGCGAATCTTATGAGATTGTAAAAGGAGATGAAACTCAGGTCTTTGAACTGCCTATGACCAGCACGGGCTATGCACACGAAATTATCGAAGTAAGAGACTGTATTCTTCAAGGAAAAACAGAATCAGACTTATTTACCCTTAACGATAGCTTAATGAGTGCCAGGTTGGTAGAACGTATTCTTTCAACCATCTTCAATTAG
- a CDS encoding HAD-IIA family hydrolase, giving the protein MSKGFLIDQDGVIYVEDQMIPGADIFVKSLQDNNIPFTFMTNNSQRTPLDAVRKLEKMGIHVEEKNVYTSAMATAHFMAQQFPNGTAYVLGEGGLISSLHENGLTLVQNDPDFVVVGEGINFTLEMVRKAIDFILEGAKFIATNLDASPRKKGWNNLGIASIVAMIEAATGKKAFSVGKPSPVMMRQARKYIGLATDEVTVIGDTLSTDIQGGVQVGYKTILTLSGMSSRDQLNDFPFKPDLVVESIADLTLDSIPW; this is encoded by the coding sequence ATGTCAAAAGGATTTTTAATCGATCAGGATGGGGTTATCTACGTAGAAGATCAGATGATACCGGGTGCGGATATCTTTGTGAAATCGCTACAAGACAATAACATCCCATTCACTTTTATGACCAATAATAGTCAGCGTACCCCATTGGATGCAGTGCGTAAGCTGGAGAAAATGGGGATTCATGTGGAGGAGAAAAATGTCTATACAAGTGCGATGGCCACTGCTCACTTCATGGCACAACAGTTTCCCAATGGAACGGCCTATGTTCTGGGCGAAGGAGGCTTGATCTCCAGCCTTCATGAAAATGGACTTACACTAGTGCAAAATGATCCCGACTTCGTAGTGGTGGGTGAAGGGATCAATTTTACCTTGGAGATGGTGCGTAAAGCCATCGATTTTATTTTGGAAGGGGCTAAATTCATTGCAACAAATCTAGATGCTTCACCCCGAAAGAAAGGCTGGAATAATCTGGGGATTGCTTCTATAGTCGCTATGATTGAAGCGGCAACAGGCAAAAAAGCATTTTCTGTGGGCAAGCCCAGTCCGGTTATGATGCGACAAGCCAGAAAGTATATTGGCCTGGCGACAGATGAAGTGACCGTTATCGGTGATACCCTCTCAACAGACATTCAAGGCGGTGTACAAGTGGGTTATAAGACAATCCTCACACTCAGTGGAATGTCTAGTCGCGATCAACTAAATGATTTTCCTTTCAAGCCTGATTTGGTAGTCGAGTCCATCGCTGATTTGACATTGGACAGCATTCCCTGGTAA
- a CDS encoding xylulokinase: MYFLGYDVGSSSIKAALVNAKTHEAVHVVKYPDHEMPIDSPQKGWAEQNPEDWWKNLQMATKQLLSEAGVDGKEVQSIGIAYQMHGLVLVDEKMEVLRPAIIWCDSRATASADGAVSMLGEEYCLSHLLNLPGNFTASKLKWVEANEPEIYKRIHKFMLPGDFIAMKMTDRMNTTIGGLSEGVFWDFESNRFSTELMNSLGLPDRLVPTVVDTIGHQGTLSESASKILGLKAGTPISYRAGDQPNNAMSLNVLKAGEVAATAGTSGVIYGVTNEAIHDIKSRVNGFAHVNHTIDHASIGILLCINGTGIQYSWVRRMLDTTEKSYETIEQEAAQIPVGSDGLICLPFGNGAERIFENKEIGSHLMGIDFNRHNKAHIYRATLEGIAFAFAYGANLMKQMGMEIRTMKVGNDNLFQSSIFSETLATTLDCTIEVFDTTGAAGAAKASGVGAGHLAELKEAMGKQDKIKTIEPAEHSGTYEKAYDLWVKKLETQLK; this comes from the coding sequence ATGTACTTTTTAGGCTATGATGTGGGAAGCAGCTCGATAAAAGCGGCTTTAGTAAATGCCAAAACGCATGAGGCTGTTCATGTGGTAAAGTATCCTGATCATGAAATGCCGATCGATTCGCCCCAGAAGGGTTGGGCTGAACAGAACCCCGAGGATTGGTGGAAAAACCTTCAAATGGCTACTAAGCAATTGCTTTCCGAGGCCGGGGTTGATGGAAAAGAGGTTCAATCAATCGGTATCGCTTATCAAATGCATGGGTTGGTATTGGTTGATGAAAAGATGGAAGTACTTCGCCCTGCTATTATTTGGTGTGATAGCAGAGCAACAGCATCGGCAGATGGAGCGGTTTCGATGTTGGGTGAAGAATACTGTCTCAGTCATTTACTTAATCTTCCGGGCAATTTCACTGCTTCAAAGCTCAAGTGGGTCGAAGCCAATGAGCCTGAAATATATAAGCGAATACATAAATTCATGTTGCCAGGTGACTTTATCGCCATGAAGATGACAGACCGCATGAACACAACCATCGGAGGCCTTTCCGAGGGTGTTTTTTGGGATTTTGAGTCCAATAGGTTTTCAACGGAACTTATGAATTCACTAGGCCTACCAGATCGATTGGTACCAACTGTTGTTGACACCATTGGGCATCAAGGCACATTGAGTGAATCAGCTTCAAAAATACTCGGACTCAAGGCAGGTACACCGATTAGCTACAGAGCTGGTGACCAGCCCAACAATGCCATGTCGCTTAATGTCTTGAAGGCTGGAGAGGTAGCGGCAACTGCAGGTACCTCAGGTGTGATTTATGGTGTCACCAATGAGGCTATCCATGATATAAAATCCCGCGTAAACGGGTTTGCCCACGTCAATCATACGATAGATCACGCGAGCATTGGTATCTTGCTCTGCATTAACGGCACCGGTATCCAGTACAGCTGGGTACGCAGGATGCTCGATACCACTGAGAAGTCGTATGAAACAATAGAACAGGAGGCGGCTCAAATTCCTGTAGGATCCGATGGCCTCATTTGCCTTCCCTTCGGCAATGGAGCAGAAAGAATTTTTGAAAACAAAGAGATCGGTTCCCACCTAATGGGTATTGATTTCAACCGACATAATAAAGCCCACATCTATCGTGCGACATTGGAGGGGATCGCTTTTGCTTTCGCCTATGGCGCCAACCTTATGAAGCAAATGGGTATGGAGATCAGAACCATGAAAGTGGGTAACGATAACTTGTTCCAATCCTCAATTTTTTCAGAGACTTTGGCAACTACCCTGGACTGCACTATTGAAGTATTTGATACAACAGGTGCCGCTGGTGCTGCCAAGGCATCTGGTGTCGGGGCGGGTCATCTAGCTGAGTTGAAAGAAGCAATGGGCAAGCAAGACAAGATCAAAACAATAGAACCTGCTGAGCATAGTGGGACATATGAGAAGGCCTATGACCTATGGGTCAAAAAATTAGAAACGCAATTAAAATAG
- the xylA gene encoding xylose isomerase produces the protein MGIITGDQEFFKGIGSIPFEGKDSDNPFAFKYYNADQEVAGKSMKEHFRFAVAWWHTLCGTGGDPFGPGTKVFPWNASSDPIQRAKDKMDAGFEFITKMGVPYYCFHDFDLIDEGPTLAESEKRLSIISDYALEKQRASGVKVLWGTANLFSNPRYMNGAATNPDFKVVAYAGAQVKNALDVTIKLGGENYVFWGGREGYMSLLNTNMKAELDHMAQFLHMARDYARGQGFKGNFFIEPKPAEPSKHQYDFDAATVIGFLRQYDLMDDFKLNLEVNHATLAQHTFEHEMQVAADVGLLGSMDANRGDYQNGWDTDQFPNNLNELAQAMIVFLKAGGLQGGGINFDAKTRRNSTDLEDIFLAHIGGMDVFARALIIADKILSESKYNQMLADRYASFNQAQGQEFEQGKLSLNDLHQIAATNGELPLTSGKQELFENIINQYI, from the coding sequence ATGGGGATTATCACTGGTGATCAAGAATTTTTTAAGGGAATAGGGTCCATTCCGTTTGAGGGAAAAGACTCAGATAATCCCTTTGCCTTCAAGTATTACAATGCCGATCAGGAAGTGGCTGGTAAGTCTATGAAAGAGCATTTTCGTTTTGCGGTAGCCTGGTGGCATACCCTCTGCGGAACGGGTGGAGATCCATTTGGCCCAGGCACCAAAGTATTTCCGTGGAATGCTTCAAGTGACCCAATTCAAAGAGCGAAAGACAAGATGGATGCGGGCTTCGAGTTCATTACCAAAATGGGGGTTCCTTATTATTGCTTTCATGATTTTGACTTAATAGACGAGGGACCAACGCTGGCTGAGTCCGAGAAACGGCTAAGTATCATATCTGATTATGCTTTGGAGAAGCAAAGGGCATCTGGCGTCAAGGTGCTTTGGGGTACTGCCAACCTCTTTTCCAATCCAAGATACATGAATGGGGCAGCCACTAATCCGGACTTTAAGGTAGTAGCCTATGCGGGTGCACAGGTAAAGAATGCGTTGGATGTTACCATCAAGTTGGGAGGTGAAAACTACGTATTCTGGGGAGGAAGAGAAGGCTACATGTCACTGCTCAATACCAATATGAAGGCAGAACTTGATCATATGGCGCAATTTCTCCATATGGCGAGAGACTACGCACGAGGTCAGGGCTTTAAAGGTAATTTCTTCATTGAGCCTAAGCCGGCAGAGCCGTCTAAGCATCAATACGATTTTGATGCAGCTACAGTAATTGGCTTTCTGAGACAGTATGATCTCATGGATGATTTTAAGTTGAACCTTGAGGTTAATCATGCTACACTCGCACAGCACACTTTCGAACATGAAATGCAGGTAGCAGCGGATGTAGGTTTGCTGGGGAGTATGGATGCCAACAGGGGAGATTATCAGAATGGCTGGGATACCGATCAGTTTCCTAACAACCTCAATGAATTGGCGCAAGCCATGATTGTGTTCCTGAAAGCAGGAGGACTCCAGGGTGGAGGCATCAATTTCGATGCAAAAACGAGAAGGAACTCAACTGATCTCGAAGACATCTTTTTGGCTCACATTGGAGGTATGGATGTTTTTGCAAGGGCATTGATCATTGCGGATAAAATTCTCTCAGAAAGCAAATACAATCAGATGCTGGCCGATCGATATGCATCGTTTAACCAAGCTCAGGGTCAGGAGTTTGAGCAAGGGAAACTTTCGCTGAATGACTTACATCAAATAGCAGCGACTAATGGAGAGTTGCCACTGACAAGTGGGAAACAGGAGCTCTTCGAAAATATTATCAATCAGTATATCTAG
- a CDS encoding aldose 1-epimerase: protein MELKSHGQYLSLDSFMGGAIRELTLSIDGITKTVISPQEGYHYQSSLLFPFPNRLASGSFEFEGKNYQFPLNDFGLPNALHGMLHDRTFEVKSLGDSHIELVHIYKGELPYYPFPCEINLRYELISGGLSVKVTILNTGSSALPCVFGWHPYFNLPDDNELGSLHMHGVDLIEVDEHMIPTGKMTPYRTLEEGAEISELKLDNCFKFVKKEDRNYTHLIYPDKSLLEVWQDDQHPYVQVFTPDDRRTIAIEPMTGNINALNTKEGLSLVEPQQSLVLCFGVSLSAPK from the coding sequence TTGGAACTTAAAAGCCATGGTCAGTACCTAAGCTTAGACTCTTTTATGGGAGGGGCTATTCGCGAGTTGACCCTTTCTATAGATGGAATTACAAAGACTGTTATCAGCCCTCAGGAGGGCTATCATTATCAGTCTTCATTACTGTTCCCATTTCCCAATCGATTGGCATCAGGCAGTTTTGAATTCGAAGGGAAGAACTACCAATTTCCCTTAAACGATTTCGGTTTACCCAATGCACTTCATGGTATGCTCCATGATCGTACATTTGAAGTAAAGTCTCTGGGAGATAGTCATATAGAATTGGTACATATATATAAGGGTGAGCTGCCATACTACCCCTTTCCTTGTGAGATAAATCTTCGTTATGAATTGATTTCTGGAGGTTTATCCGTCAAGGTCACTATTCTCAATACAGGTTCTTCAGCACTACCTTGTGTTTTTGGTTGGCACCCCTATTTCAATTTGCCTGATGACAATGAATTGGGCTCACTTCACATGCATGGAGTGGATTTGATAGAAGTAGATGAGCATATGATTCCAACAGGGAAAATGACGCCATATCGTACCCTCGAGGAAGGGGCTGAGATTTCAGAATTGAAGCTTGACAACTGCTTCAAGTTTGTCAAAAAAGAAGATAGAAACTATACCCATCTGATTTATCCGGATAAAAGCTTACTTGAAGTATGGCAAGATGATCAGCACCCCTATGTTCAAGTATTCACCCCTGATGATAGGCGAACGATTGCCATTGAACCAATGACAGGTAATATCAATGCACTAAATACCAAAGAAGGCCTCAGTCTAGTTGAACCTCAGCAATCTTTGGTATTGTGTTTTGGTGTTTCGCTTTCCGCTCCAAAATAG
- a CDS encoding universal stress protein produces the protein MKKLLVPVDFSECSKNALSNAVQIAERMQMEVLLFHSVIVPIGLAEGVPVGNIGYDFEELEKSSRNRIEELIDKTPSLSKVPHRSIIQYGSLHESINELSKDEEIALIVMGTHGASGIAKALIGSNAYHVIKHVEIPVIALPEDANVSRMKHIALAGDYRNVPDHDAIHLVVDIVKAFLAQLHVIHIDKGDVLVKEQIDIARSMDKYLKHINHSFHFRKFDDVEEGLLEFAKEANVEMIAMISKHHSFLDRLRHASHTRKMILDIPMPIMVIHD, from the coding sequence ATGAAAAAGCTATTAGTACCCGTTGATTTTTCCGAATGTTCAAAAAACGCCTTATCGAATGCCGTACAAATTGCAGAAAGAATGCAAATGGAGGTTCTTCTATTTCATTCTGTCATTGTACCGATCGGGCTAGCCGAGGGAGTGCCCGTAGGAAACATTGGTTATGATTTCGAAGAGTTGGAGAAAAGCTCACGGAATAGGATCGAAGAACTTATAGACAAAACTCCCTCTTTATCAAAGGTTCCTCATCGCAGTATTATTCAGTATGGTTCTCTTCATGAAAGCATCAATGAACTTTCTAAGGATGAAGAGATCGCACTGATTGTGATGGGAACTCACGGTGCAAGTGGAATCGCAAAGGCGCTGATCGGAAGCAATGCCTACCATGTGATTAAGCATGTTGAAATTCCTGTCATTGCATTGCCTGAAGACGCAAATGTTAGCAGAATGAAGCACATTGCTTTGGCCGGTGACTATCGCAATGTTCCCGACCATGACGCGATCCACCTAGTAGTAGATATTGTCAAGGCTTTTCTAGCACAACTGCATGTCATTCATATCGACAAAGGAGATGTATTGGTTAAGGAGCAAATAGATATTGCCAGAAGTATGGACAAGTACTTAAAGCATATCAACCATTCATTTCACTTCAGGAAATTTGATGATGTGGAAGAAGGACTTTTGGAATTCGCCAAGGAGGCCAATGTTGAAATGATCGCCATGATCTCTAAACACCATAGCTTTTTGGATAGACTAAGGCACGCAAGCCATACTAGAAAGATGATTCTGGATATTCCCATGCCGATCATGGTTATCCATGATTAG
- a CDS encoding site-specific integrase, with protein MASIKAVLRRNKQRKDGTIPVAIRITKDRKTRFIFTGQYVLEKDWNDDSQVNMIRKSHPNAKRLNNLIRTKISEANDSILQADTADENISVEQIKNRVKRSRANTDFFDVANERIKAYRAKGTFSVAQAEESICNNLKRFIKKEELSFQEITVGFLERFKTFCSAERKQKTRTVTNQLIFIRTIFNIALSEGMVDQKAYPFAGEKIKIRIKSGLKIGLTQEEIEAILCLDLEPGTPIWHTRNVWLFSFYFAGVRISDVLKLKWSDFKDGRLYYLMNKNEKPVSLKVPERAQIILDAYKGDREFKDDYIFPDLKLANQEDQRDVFVKSRNATSRFNKYLKRIAEKAGIEKNLSNHISRHSFGNIAGDKINPLMLQKLYRHSSLKTTIGYQGNFIHKEADDALDQVVGF; from the coding sequence ATGGCCTCTATTAAGGCAGTACTTAGACGGAACAAACAGAGAAAAGATGGGACTATTCCTGTCGCTATACGTATTACGAAGGATCGAAAGACTCGTTTTATTTTTACTGGACAATATGTTTTGGAGAAGGACTGGAATGATGACTCGCAGGTGAATATGATTCGTAAGTCGCATCCCAATGCGAAGCGATTGAATAACTTGATCAGGACAAAAATCTCTGAAGCCAATGACAGCATTTTACAAGCCGATACTGCAGATGAAAACATTTCTGTTGAGCAAATTAAGAATCGTGTAAAAAGGTCGAGAGCGAACACTGATTTCTTTGATGTCGCGAATGAGAGGATAAAGGCTTACAGGGCAAAGGGCACATTTTCAGTCGCTCAGGCTGAAGAGTCGATTTGTAATAATCTAAAAAGATTCATTAAGAAGGAAGAGCTTTCATTTCAAGAGATTACTGTTGGTTTTTTGGAGAGGTTTAAAACTTTCTGTTCTGCCGAAAGAAAGCAGAAAACAAGAACTGTAACCAACCAATTGATTTTCATAAGGACTATTTTCAACATTGCCTTATCCGAAGGCATGGTAGACCAGAAGGCTTATCCGTTTGCAGGTGAAAAAATAAAGATTCGCATCAAATCTGGGTTAAAGATTGGTTTGACCCAAGAAGAGATTGAAGCAATTCTCTGTTTAGATTTGGAGCCAGGGACACCTATTTGGCATACACGGAATGTTTGGTTGTTCTCATTCTATTTTGCTGGGGTTCGAATTTCTGATGTGCTCAAACTTAAATGGTCTGATTTCAAAGACGGGCGATTGTATTACCTCATGAATAAGAATGAGAAACCCGTCTCGTTGAAAGTGCCAGAGCGAGCTCAAATAATTCTGGATGCATATAAAGGTGATCGAGAATTCAAGGATGATTATATATTCCCTGACTTGAAACTCGCCAACCAGGAGGATCAGCGGGATGTCTTTGTTAAATCACGTAATGCTACGAGCCGTTTCAATAAATATCTCAAAAGGATTGCTGAGAAAGCTGGTATAGAGAAGAACCTATCCAATCACATTTCTCGACATTCCTTTGGCAATATAGCAGGCGATAAAATCAATCCCCTGATGCTGCAAAAGCTCTACCGTCATTCTAGTTTGAAAACCACAATTGGTTATCAAGGGAATTTCATTCACAAGGAAGCCGATGATGCGTTGGATCAAGTAGTAGGGTTCTAA
- a CDS encoding helix-turn-helix domain-containing protein: protein MNVICLEEEAFHSLIEEVVKRMSAKVSIVEQEADWKWISDVQAMELLKIKSKTTLQELRDNGEVRFSQPRKKIILYDRDSINEYLERHARETF from the coding sequence GTGAATGTAATCTGTTTAGAAGAGGAAGCATTTCACAGCCTTATTGAGGAGGTTGTGAAGAGAATGTCGGCAAAGGTATCAATAGTCGAACAAGAGGCAGATTGGAAGTGGATTTCAGATGTTCAAGCAATGGAGCTTTTGAAGATCAAGTCTAAGACCACACTTCAGGAATTACGAGATAATGGTGAGGTCAGGTTTTCTCAACCACGTAAGAAGATCATTCTTTATGATAGGGATTCTATTAATGAGTATTTAGAACGGCACGCTAGAGAAACATTTTAG
- a CDS encoding helix-turn-helix transcriptional regulator, whose amino-acid sequence MQEEGANNGLIEIGKRIKDLRVKAGYSSYEKFALDHGIEGKQYWRLESGKDFKMTTLLRIAEIHQISLEEFFRGL is encoded by the coding sequence ATGCAAGAAGAAGGCGCAAACAATGGTTTAATCGAAATAGGAAAGCGCATTAAAGATTTAAGAGTTAAAGCAGGTTATTCTAGTTATGAGAAGTTCGCCCTCGATCACGGTATAGAAGGAAAGCAGTATTGGCGATTGGAATCAGGAAAAGACTTTAAAATGACCACCCTCCTGCGTATAGCTGAGATTCACCAAATATCTCTCGAAGAATTCTTTAGGGGTCTTTAA
- a CDS encoding type IV toxin-antitoxin system AbiEi family antitoxin, which translates to MSTEKGTKINQLLTTFPGEKVFVSSWLVRRGYSLELQKRYKKSGWLKSIGHGALIRSGDHVTVEDGIRSLQFQLGMTIHPGGKSALSMQGKSHYLEFSRSKLDIFGGTNEKLPSWFLKHDWGLTIRYHSSTFLPPKMGLTTIAAGRQELGVSNLARAMMECLYLAPEKQELMECYELMESLNALNPKQVQPLLEECKSIKVKRLFLYMAEKADHKWMKYLSMNNIDLGSGKRSLVEGGVYNHKYMITLPRALEEHG; encoded by the coding sequence ATGAGTACCGAAAAAGGGACTAAAATAAACCAGTTGCTAACCACATTTCCGGGCGAGAAGGTATTTGTTTCATCATGGCTGGTGCGGAGAGGGTATAGTTTAGAGCTGCAAAAACGCTATAAAAAAAGTGGTTGGCTGAAGTCGATCGGACATGGCGCGTTAATACGTTCAGGAGATCATGTGACGGTTGAAGATGGTATTCGTTCGTTACAGTTTCAGCTTGGAATGACCATCCATCCCGGAGGAAAAAGTGCTCTTTCAATGCAAGGGAAATCCCATTATTTAGAATTTTCAAGAAGCAAGCTCGATATCTTTGGAGGGACTAATGAGAAACTTCCCAGTTGGTTTCTTAAGCATGATTGGGGCTTAACCATTCGCTATCACAGCTCCACATTTCTGCCTCCTAAAATGGGGCTAACCACGATAGCAGCAGGAAGGCAAGAACTGGGAGTTTCTAATTTGGCAAGAGCCATGATGGAATGTCTGTATTTAGCACCTGAAAAACAGGAACTGATGGAGTGCTATGAGTTGATGGAATCATTAAATGCCCTCAATCCGAAGCAAGTGCAGCCCTTATTGGAAGAGTGCAAATCGATAAAGGTGAAGCGCTTGTTCCTCTATATGGCTGAAAAGGCGGACCACAAATGGATGAAATACCTGAGCATGAATAACATTGATTTGGGAAGTGGAAAAAGAAGTTTAGTTGAGGGAGGGGTCTATAACCACAAGTATATGATCACCTTGCCCAGAGCCCTAGAAGAGCATGGCTAG
- a CDS encoding nucleotidyl transferase AbiEii/AbiGii toxin family protein → MAREPYKNQVSLLLVVLPEVAKEPCFALHGGTAINLFVREMPRLSVDIDLTYIPLEDRETSLQNIGDALENIQKRIEKVISKVQIELNRKTSKLQISQEGAQIKLEVNQTNRGVLVDPSEMALCGLAQEEFEAFCVMPIVSLGQLYGGKVCAALDRQHPRDLFDVKYLLDNEGFTDEVKEGFLLFLLCSNRPIHVLLNPNLQDQRRAMENQFEGMTEEPFSYEQYEETRIRLIKTIQGSLTEMDKAFLLGVKELAPDWSIYDFERFPGVQWKMRNLEKLKTENPNAHLELLAKLNKVLGREG, encoded by the coding sequence ATGGCTAGAGAACCATACAAGAATCAAGTATCCCTTCTACTTGTGGTTTTGCCAGAAGTAGCAAAAGAACCGTGTTTTGCCCTACATGGCGGTACGGCCATTAACTTATTCGTCCGAGAGATGCCGCGTCTCTCAGTAGATATTGACCTAACATACATTCCTTTGGAAGATCGCGAAACTTCATTGCAAAACATTGGAGATGCCTTGGAAAATATCCAAAAACGAATTGAGAAGGTAATTAGCAAGGTTCAGATTGAGTTAAATAGGAAAACATCTAAACTACAGATTTCGCAAGAGGGCGCTCAAATAAAGCTGGAGGTTAATCAAACTAACAGGGGAGTGTTAGTCGATCCATCGGAAATGGCGCTATGTGGATTGGCACAAGAGGAGTTTGAGGCTTTTTGTGTTATGCCAATCGTTTCGTTGGGGCAACTCTATGGAGGCAAAGTTTGTGCAGCGCTCGACAGACAGCATCCCAGGGATTTATTTGATGTAAAATACCTCTTGGACAATGAGGGCTTTACTGATGAGGTCAAAGAGGGTTTTTTATTATTTTTATTATGTAGCAACCGGCCTATTCATGTTTTGCTGAACCCCAATCTTCAAGACCAGAGGAGAGCTATGGAAAATCAGTTTGAAGGTATGACCGAGGAACCTTTTAGCTACGAGCAGTACGAGGAGACGAGAATCAGGCTAATAAAAACCATTCAAGGTTCATTGACTGAAATGGACAAGGCCTTTTTACTTGGAGTAAAAGAGTTGGCACCCGATTGGAGTATCTATGACTTCGAACGATTTCCGGGTGTGCAATGGAAAATGCGGAACCTGGAAAAGCTTAAGACGGAAAACCCTAATGCGCATTTAGAATTATTAGCTAAGCTGAATAAAGTCCTAGGTCGAGAAGGATAG